The Cloeon dipterum chromosome X, ieCloDipt1.1, whole genome shotgun sequence genome includes a window with the following:
- the mRpL47 gene encoding large ribosomal subunit protein uL29m isoform X1 has protein sequence MSALCRRIPSLVNQLRIPTFAALKQQKVILSSLPTRVLCVTLFSTKPPPSINDKLMEFFDDPKNWEKDNIKTGRSWKLDELRIKSNEDLHKLWYVLLKERNMLLTMERECQTEYRVFPNPERIDKVEESMENLETVVRERNRAYFELETTEPAERPGKLEMNQIGMRYFYKHSEHLIPKVMNRKWREKVVHGYEGNAVKKFLRLKAEKLRDREIWKTHSRRRYVSRIFSEYPDADVKSLQEAFPDVDVEAARKHIDARGNHDKNLD, from the exons atgtctGCACTTTGTCGGAGAATCCCGTCCTTAGTTAATCAGCTCAGGATCCCCACGTTTGCTGCTCTAAAACAGCAGAAAGTCATCCTTAG CAGCCTTCCTACTAGAGTACTCTGCGTGACCTTGTTTTCAACGAAGCCACCTCCTTCCATCAATGACAAACTCATGGAATTCTTTGATGACCCCAAAAACTGGGAAAAGGATAATATCAAAACTGGCAGATCATGGAAACTTGATGAGCTAAGAATCAAGAGCAATGAAGATTTGCATAAGCTGTG GTATGTTTTGCTGAAGGAGCGAAACATGCTTTTAACAATGGAGAGGGAGTGTCAAACGGAATACCGCGTCTTTCCAAATCCAGAGAGAATAGACAAAGTCGAGGAAAGCATGGAGAATCTGGAAACAGTTGTCAGAGAAAGAAACAGAGCCTACTTTGAGCTTGAGACAACAGAACCTGCTGAACGACCCGGCAAGCTAGAGATGAATCAGattg GTATGAGATACTTCTACAAGCACTCAGAACACCTGATTCCCAAAGTAATGAATCGGAAGTGGAGAGAAAAGGTTGTTCACGGCTACGAAGGCAatgcagttaaaaaattcctccGCCTCAAGGCTGAGAAACTGAGAGACAGGGAAATTTGGAAGACACA TTCCCGAAGAAGGTATGTTTCACGGATCTTCAGTGAATATCCTGACGCGGATGTCAAGTCTCTTCAAGAGGCTTTCCCTGATGTCGATGTTGAAGCAGCTAGAAAACACATAGACGCCAGAGGAAACCATgataaaaatcttgattaG
- the mRpL47 gene encoding large ribosomal subunit protein uL29m isoform X2 encodes MSALCRRIPSLVNQLRIPTFAALKQQKVILSLPTRVLCVTLFSTKPPPSINDKLMEFFDDPKNWEKDNIKTGRSWKLDELRIKSNEDLHKLWYVLLKERNMLLTMERECQTEYRVFPNPERIDKVEESMENLETVVRERNRAYFELETTEPAERPGKLEMNQIGMRYFYKHSEHLIPKVMNRKWREKVVHGYEGNAVKKFLRLKAEKLRDREIWKTHSRRRYVSRIFSEYPDADVKSLQEAFPDVDVEAARKHIDARGNHDKNLD; translated from the exons atgtctGCACTTTGTCGGAGAATCCCGTCCTTAGTTAATCAGCTCAGGATCCCCACGTTTGCTGCTCTAAAACAGCAGAAAGTCATCCTTAG CCTTCCTACTAGAGTACTCTGCGTGACCTTGTTTTCAACGAAGCCACCTCCTTCCATCAATGACAAACTCATGGAATTCTTTGATGACCCCAAAAACTGGGAAAAGGATAATATCAAAACTGGCAGATCATGGAAACTTGATGAGCTAAGAATCAAGAGCAATGAAGATTTGCATAAGCTGTG GTATGTTTTGCTGAAGGAGCGAAACATGCTTTTAACAATGGAGAGGGAGTGTCAAACGGAATACCGCGTCTTTCCAAATCCAGAGAGAATAGACAAAGTCGAGGAAAGCATGGAGAATCTGGAAACAGTTGTCAGAGAAAGAAACAGAGCCTACTTTGAGCTTGAGACAACAGAACCTGCTGAACGACCCGGCAAGCTAGAGATGAATCAGattg GTATGAGATACTTCTACAAGCACTCAGAACACCTGATTCCCAAAGTAATGAATCGGAAGTGGAGAGAAAAGGTTGTTCACGGCTACGAAGGCAatgcagttaaaaaattcctccGCCTCAAGGCTGAGAAACTGAGAGACAGGGAAATTTGGAAGACACA TTCCCGAAGAAGGTATGTTTCACGGATCTTCAGTGAATATCCTGACGCGGATGTCAAGTCTCTTCAAGAGGCTTTCCCTGATGTCGATGTTGAAGCAGCTAGAAAACACATAGACGCCAGAGGAAACCATgataaaaatcttgattaG